In the Deinococcus yavapaiensis KR-236 genome, GTTCNNNNNNNNNNNNNNNNNNNNNNNNNNNNNNNNNNNNNNNNNNNNNNNNNNNNNNNNNNNNNNNNNNNNNNNNNNNNNNNNNNNNNNNNNNNNNNNNNTCCGAGTACAGGCGGGTCTTGCCGCTCGACCGTCCGGGGCGGATCAGTCCCTTGCGTTCGTACAACCGCAACGTCTGGGGATGCATGTCCACGAGTTCCGCCGCCACGGAAATCACGTACACGGGACGATTCCTGCCGCCGTCAGCCATAAGTGACTTGAGTATACCCCACGCAACGAACGTGTTCGGAACGATCGTCACTTCATGGAACGCGCACGCTCAAGTATTCGATGTGAAAAACGGGAGGGTTCGTGACCCTCCCGTGAGACGAGTAACTTGGTTGGTGAAGGCTCAGACGAAGCGTCCCCCGTGCCGAGCCGCCGCCGCCTCGACGACCTGGCTCGGGATGTCGTCTTCCACGGCGATGGCCGTGCCTTGCTGTGTGCTGGTGTAGAGGCTGTCGAAGCGCTCGTCGTCGAGGTGGTAGACGTGGTCGCTCGAGTCGACGTTCGGCGTGCCGGTCGCGCCGTACGAATCGGCGCTCGTCCGCCCGTCGTGATTCTCGTCGACGCCGCCCGCGCCGCCGACGGCGCCGACCGACGCGCCGACGCCCGAGCCGAGGGCCGTCATGCCCAGCAGCACAGGAATAGCGAGCGCGCCGCCAGTCGCGACCGTGCCGACCGCCGCGGCCACCGCCCCGACGACCGCTCCGACGCCCGTTCCCTTGACGGCGCCCGCGCCCGCGTCCTCGGCGCCCGCGTCGGCATCGTTGGCGGCCATGACGTCATCACGCGTCGTGTCGACGCGCGTCGAAGCGTCGGCTTGCGCGTCGAGGTTGGCGTCGCGCATCGTCGAGCGCCGCCCGAAGTTCGCGGAGCGCGTTTCAGGCTGGATGACGCCTTGCGCGAGCAGGTCTTGTACGAATGCGTCCGCCTGTGTTTTGTTCGGGAATACAAGGTGTTTCATGATTCGACCGTACGCGGCGCCCACGCTTGTACGGATGAGCTTGGCGTAGCGGCACCTTCACTCGATATCTTTGGAACGACAATCCAGTGCCCCAGCTTTACATATGCAAATACTCTTGGTCATAAATTTGACAATTGAAACACGAAGACGTATCTTTTCCTGACAAGTAGGAGGAGTTATGTCGGACGCCGCCCCCCTCGTTCCCGCCGCCTCGTGGGCCATCATCGACTCGACTTTGCGCGAAGGCGAGCAGTTCGCCCGCGCCAACTTCTCCAGCAGCGACAAAGTCGAGATCGCGCGGGCGCTCGACGCGTTCGGCGTGGAATTCATCGAGGTCACCACGCCGATGGCGAGCCCGCAAAGCGAGCGCGACGCGCGTACTCTCGCCGGACTCGGCTTGAACGCCCGCGTCATCACCCACGTTCGCTGCGCCATGGAAGACGCGCGCCGCGCCATCGACACGGGCGTGCAGGGCCTCGACCTCCTCTTCGGCACGTCCAGCTTCCTGCGTGAGTTCAGCCACGGCAAGAGCATCGATCAGATCATCGACGCGGCGCGCGAAGTCATCTCGTACGTCAAAAGCCAAGGCGTCACCGTACGCTTCTCCGCCGAGGACACCTTTCGCTCGGAGGAAGCCGATCTGCTCGCCGTGTACCGCGCTGTCGACGAAGTCGGCGTGGACCGCGTCGGACTCGCCGACACCGTGGGAGTCGCCACGCCGCGCCAAGTGTACGCCCTCGTGCGCGAAATTCGGCGCGTCGTCTCGTGCGACATCGAGTTCCACGGCCACAACGACACGGGCTGCGCCGTGGCCAACGCTTACGAAGCGATCGAAGGCGGCGCGACGCACATCGACACGACGATCCTCGGCATCGGTGAGCGCAACGGCATCACGCCCCTCGGCGGCTTCCTCGCGCGCATGTTCTCGATGGATCCCGGCGGCCTCATGGACAAGTACCGCCTCGACATGCTGCCCGACCTCGACAACATGATCGCACGAATGGTCGGCCTTCCGATTCCGTGGAACAACTACCTCACGGGCGAGTTCGCGTACAACCACAAGGCGGGCATGCACCTCAAGGCCATCTACCTCAACCCCGGAGCGTACGAGGCCATTCCGCCGCAGGTGTTCGGCGTGGGCCGCACCCTGCAAGTCGGCAGCCGCGTCACGGGCAAGCATGCCGTCGCCCATAAGGCGCGCGAGCTCGGCCTGCACTTCGGCGAGGACGCCTTGCGGCGCGTCACCGATCACATCAAGGCCCTCGCCGATCACGGCGAGCTCGACGACTCGCACTTGGAAAAGGTGCTTCGGGAATGGGTCCGGGCGTGACGCCGAGCGGTCAGACAACAGCGCCCGAGCGCTCGAAGGCCGCGTGGCATGATTTGCGAATGAGCATCCTCGCGCGCACTCCGCTGTCGCTCGGCGACCTTCGGCGCGACCTCTCGTTCTCGGCGGTCTTCTCGGGCTTCCTGGCGATGTTCGTGGGCCTTTCGGGCACCCTCGC is a window encoding:
- a CDS encoding MerR family DNA-binding transcriptional regulator, with translation MADGGRNRPVYVISVAAELVDMHPQTLRLYERKGLIRPGRSSGKTRLYS
- the lysS gene encoding homocitrate synthase, whose protein sequence is MSDAAPLVPAASWAIIDSTLREGEQFARANFSSSDKVEIARALDAFGVEFIEVTTPMASPQSERDARTLAGLGLNARVITHVRCAMEDARRAIDTGVQGLDLLFGTSSFLREFSHGKSIDQIIDAAREVISYVKSQGVTVRFSAEDTFRSEEADLLAVYRAVDEVGVDRVGLADTVGVATPRQVYALVREIRRVVSCDIEFHGHNDTGCAVANAYEAIEGGATHIDTTILGIGERNGITPLGGFLARMFSMDPGGLMDKYRLDMLPDLDNMIARMVGLPIPWNNYLTGEFAYNHKAGMHLKAIYLNPGAYEAIPPQVFGVGRTLQVGSRVTGKHAVAHKARELGLHFGEDALRRVTDHIKALADHGELDDSHLEKVLREWVRA